The genomic stretch AACGATGTTTATCAACAGCATGATTTTATCCTGCACCCCATTGTCGGGCAGTGAGTCAAAATCAATATGAAGCTGTTGTAAGGTTTTCAGACTATCTGCATTCATGAGGCATATATTCTTATAAATTGAGCCATATTGCAAGCTTTGAAAAATTTTATTTAGCTACCCTGGATTTTGGAGAGGATACGATAGACTCATATTTCATGTGGAGGGATCAGAATGACTGGGTATAAAGTCAAAGTAAGCGTTGAACTTGTAGAGTGTAACGAATCTATTAGCGATAGCCCGACGAAGCAGCAAGATGGCAGTTTCAATATGGTTATCAGTGAGAAAGATGCTGTAAGTATAGACAAGTGCGAAAAAACCATTTTACAAACCGCATATCCGACAATACGGTCTGCTTTATCCGAGCACCTTACCGGGGTGTCTCAAAAAAAGCTGGTGAGATGAGTGAAGCCGGAGAACAAGTAATTCAAAATAGTTGTCCATATAAAGTTGATGGGGAAGCCGGACGATTTGCATTCTTTACCCATAGTATCCTGAAGGGTGCCGACGTGCGATACAACACCGGTCAAGATGTTTTTCGTGCCTGCATGGGAAAGAGTATTACCGAACCACAGGTTTCAAAGAAATAGCTTTGATTTACGGTGATACGGAAGAATCATACAGAAAAACAACACGATTAATCAATCGCATCCGGTACCAGGAAAAAGACGGCACCCCATCCCGTACACTTCATGAAGCTACAGAGCGGGAAGGAACTGCCCTGCTTGAGCATATAACAAAAAAATCCGAACAAATATTATCCCGGCATGGCTTTGAAGAGACCGGGATATATCAAGAAGAGAATCCAGAGTATACTCAATCAGTCCCTTTTTTCTGGATCAGGAGAAGATTGACGACGCAGTCTCTCTTTGTACAGAAGTATGTGGCTTTTCTGATGGTTACATAGATAATCCGATAGGCTACGAGGATCCTTCTGAAACAATCAACATAGCGGTGGATGATGTTAATGTAAAAAGACAGGAAGATAACAGAATTCCGGGGCAGAAAAGAACCGCGCATACAAGGAAATACGCACATAACACAATCGCTCGTCTTTCTCACAACGGGACAAAATATGTCTTAAACGGAGCGTCCATAACCTCTCTTCTTCCTATTATAATGTCTTTTTACTTGCTAACGGTCTTTCCGGGAAACGATTCCAGTTTTTTACTGATGGTCATACAGTCCTGAATACAGCAATTATAAATTTTTATTCCTGGAAAGAAAATATGGGAATAATATTGGACTGGTACCACCTTGGTAAGAAGTGCGGGGAGTTGCTGAGTCAAACAATGAACGGTCGGAAATTACGCAATGAAGTTCTCAATAAACTCAAGCCGTTGCTTTGGTACGGTCTCACAGATAAAGCAATTGAGTTTTTGCGTGAGATCCCGGAGAAGGATATAAAGAACGTTCAATCATTAGAGAAACTCATTGCCTACCTGGAAAGGAACCGACCTTATATCCCCTGCTATGCTGCCCGAAAAGAACTCGGACTTTGTAATTCGAGTGCTGTCGGTGAAAAGGCGAATGATCTGATTGTGTCAGAACGACAAAAACATAATGGGATGAGCTGGACCAAAAAGGGAACAGTGGCCTTGGCTACGATTACTGCCCTTAAGCAAAATAATGAATACAGAAAGTGGTTTGAGGAAAAGGATATTGATTTTAAACTGGCTGCTTAGACTAAAAAATGGCTAACCGCACAGGTTGAAATATTCGGAAAGGGTGTCCGCTCCTATTCCATGTTGCACACCGAATATCAACAAGGTGGCAAAAAAATGCCTGCGAATCCACTCATACCCCTCTTCATGTTCCCACAAAACAGATTCGGGATAGATATTTCTTCTTTGAATTCCTTTAACTTGTCGAAACGCACTACTTTTGCTTGTATTCGCTTCTTTTGCCAGTTGTTCGTAGGTAAGCTTGTCTGACTTCCCCAGAGCCGCAAAAACTCTGCCACCGATAGATCGTATTTTTTCCGTTAATGCTTTCATAACGGAAATATGCTATTTTTTTACGAGCAGTTAAAGTATTTTTTCAATAAACTTATTTTTCATAGACTTCTGGCAATCAAAAACGATATTTCAGGTTATGATTTTTTGGGACGAGGTTCATTTTGTCCCGGCTTAAGTTGGTACCCATTCCAGGCGGCGCCAGTCTCAAGACGACAAAAAAAGAAAAGAGAGGAGCAGGTGAAGTCCCAAAACGCTACAATGGGCGTTGAGAACGGGATCAAAACACCCACTCCTTCGCTATCTTAATAATCAAATTTAAGATAAGTGTAAAGTTTTACCAGATTGCCAAGGAACACATGAAATTAAGCCAAGAATCGTTTTTTTAGGCATACAAACGCCTCAAAACCCTCTTGACTTTCACCGGAATAACTCTGGGGGTGGTTTGTTTGTTCCTCTTTTACTTCACCTCTTCAAAGTCGGCATCAACAACATCATCATCGTCATCTTTGCCTGAAGAAGCCTTGCCCGTAGCATCAGCACCTGCGGCACCAGCTGCTCCGGCGGCATCACCCTGGTTCTGCGAGGCCTGGGCATACATCAGCTCAGCCAGTTTATGGGAAGCCTGGGTCAGGGCCTCGCTAGCAGCCTTGATGGTGTCAAGATCATCACTTTCCAGGGCCTTTTTCGTGTTCTCAATCTCGCGTTCCACATTACCCTTGGTCTCGGCATCCACTTTATCGCCAAGCTCACCCAGGGTTTTTTCGGTCATGTGGATCATGGAATCAGCATTATTTTTCGCTTCAACCATTTCTTTGCGTCTCTTGTCTTCTTCCGCATGCAGTTCCGCATCCTTTTTCATATTCTCAATCTCTTCCTCACTCAAGCCGGAAGATGCGGTGATACGGATGGACTGCTCTTTGCCGGTACCCATATCCTTGGCAGAAACATGGAGGATACCGTTGGCGTCCAGGTCAAAGGTAACCTCGATCTGGGGTACCCCGCGCGGCGCAGTCGGAATGTCAGACAACTCAAAGCGACCGATGGTCTTGTTGGCATCGGCCATCTCCCGCTCACCCTGGAGTACATGGATGGATACCGCAGGCTGATTATCCGCCGCAGTGGAGAAAACCTGGCTCTTCTTGGTCGGAACCGTGGTGTTCTTTTCAATCAGCTTGGTCATAACACCGCCCAAGGTCTCAATACCAAGAGAGAGCGGGGTGACATCCAGCAGCAGAACGTCTTTTACATCACCTCGGAGAACGCCGCCCTGAATAGCTGCGCCAATGGCGACAACTTCATCTGGGTTAACACCCTTATGAGGGTCTTTGCCAAAGATCTGTTTAACTTTTTCCTGAACCTTGGGCATACGGATCATACCGCCGACCAGGATGACCTCGTCGATATCAGAGGCGGATAAACCCGCATCTTTAAGCGCGGTCAGACAGGGGCCTTCGCAGCGATCAATCAGATCTGCAACCAGGGATTCCAGTTTTGCTCGGGACAGCTTTACGTTCAGATGCTTGGGTCCAGTGGCATCTGCGGTGATAAAGGGCAGGTTGATATCTGTCTCCATAGAGGAGGACAGCTCTTTCTTGGCTTTTTCCGCCTCTTCTTTCAGACGTTGCAAAGCCATCTTGTCGCTGCGCAGATCAACGCCATGCTCTCGTTTGAACTCATCAGCCAACCAGTTGACGATCCGCATGTCAAAATCTTCACCACCGAGGAAAGTATCACCGTTGGTAGATTTTACCTCGAAGACACCATCGCCGATCTCAAGAATAGAAACGTCAAAGGTACCGCCGCCCAGATCAAAGACAGCAATTTTTTCTTCGCCTTTTTTATCCAGACCATAGGCCAGGGAGGCTGCGGTGGGCTCGTTGATGATTCGCTGTACGTTCAGGCCTGCAATCTTACCGGCATCTTTGGTTGC from Candidatus Electrothrix communis encodes the following:
- the dnaK gene encoding molecular chaperone DnaK; translated protein: MSKIIGIDLGTTNSCVAIMDGGDPKVIENSEGTRTTPSIVAFSDTGERLVGQVAKRQAVTNPTKTLFAIKRLIGRKFTDPEVQKSIELSPFEIVEGPNGDAMVEVDGKSYSAAEISAITLGKMKKTAEEYLGETVTEAVVTVPAYFNDAQRQATKDAGKIAGLNVQRIINEPTAASLAYGLDKKGEEKIAVFDLGGGTFDVSILEIGDGVFEVKSTNGDTFLGGEDFDMRIVNWLADEFKREHGVDLRSDKMALQRLKEEAEKAKKELSSSMETDINLPFITADATGPKHLNVKLSRAKLESLVADLIDRCEGPCLTALKDAGLSASDIDEVILVGGMIRMPKVQEKVKQIFGKDPHKGVNPDEVVAIGAAIQGGVLRGDVKDVLLLDVTPLSLGIETLGGVMTKLIEKNTTVPTKKSQVFSTAADNQPAVSIHVLQGEREMADANKTIGRFELSDIPTAPRGVPQIEVTFDLDANGILHVSAKDMGTGKEQSIRITASSGLSEEEIENMKKDAELHAEEDKRRKEMVEAKNNADSMIHMTEKTLGELGDKVDAETKGNVEREIENTKKALESDDLDTIKAASEALTQASHKLAELMYAQASQNQGDAAGAAGAAGADATGKASSGKDDDDDVVDADFEEVK